The proteins below come from a single Arthrobacter crystallopoietes genomic window:
- a CDS encoding MFS transporter has translation MPQEDPSSADLETADRQAVTNATPPEAGHRTFMHVLVNTALANVITSFLWFALTFWVYLETRSVLATGLIGGAYMLLVALFGLFFGVLVDRYRKHVVMVGSTLFTVVCFGLAGLMFLLVPEDALLSLTGIWFWLFALVVLIGAVIEQLRNIALSTTVTLLVPTDRRANANGLVGTVQGLAFMITSVFSGFAIGMLGMGGTIIIALVACGAVLVHLLVLRIPEPRIVRAQERESFAELRAGIAAVRATQGLFALILFTTFNNLTGGVFMALMDPYGLTIFPVEIWGVVLGVTATGFLIGGGMVAKFGLGKNPIRTMLILVACTGVLGATFTIREWWWLYAVGIWIFMMIIPAVEAAEQTVIQKVVPYATQGRVFGFAMTFEAAAAPITAFMIAPLAEFWIIPYMNSQPGRQFWGWLLGEGDARGIALVFLVSGIASIVLGLAALLTRSYRRLSVAYATAPESAPLAASERGASSVTDTDDPA, from the coding sequence ATGCCGCAGGAAGATCCCTCCTCCGCGGACCTTGAAACGGCGGACAGGCAAGCCGTTACCAATGCGACGCCACCGGAAGCTGGGCACCGCACGTTCATGCATGTGCTGGTCAATACGGCCCTTGCCAACGTGATCACCAGCTTTCTCTGGTTCGCCTTGACCTTCTGGGTGTACCTGGAAACCCGTTCCGTGCTGGCCACCGGTCTCATCGGCGGCGCCTACATGCTGCTCGTTGCATTGTTCGGCCTGTTCTTCGGCGTGCTGGTGGACCGCTACCGCAAACACGTGGTGATGGTGGGCTCTACGCTGTTCACCGTGGTCTGCTTTGGGCTGGCGGGACTGATGTTCCTGCTGGTTCCGGAAGACGCGTTGCTGAGCCTGACAGGGATCTGGTTCTGGCTCTTTGCCCTCGTGGTGCTCATCGGCGCCGTCATCGAACAGCTGCGCAACATCGCCCTGTCCACCACCGTGACGCTATTGGTGCCGACGGACCGCCGGGCTAATGCCAACGGCCTGGTCGGAACCGTGCAGGGGCTCGCGTTCATGATCACTTCCGTCTTCAGCGGATTTGCCATCGGGATGCTGGGCATGGGCGGGACGATCATCATTGCGCTGGTGGCATGTGGTGCGGTGCTGGTGCACTTGCTTGTCCTCAGGATTCCCGAGCCTCGGATAGTTCGTGCTCAGGAGCGCGAAAGTTTCGCCGAGCTGCGTGCCGGCATTGCGGCAGTCCGCGCGACCCAGGGTTTGTTCGCGCTGATCCTGTTCACCACCTTCAATAACCTGACGGGTGGGGTGTTCATGGCGCTCATGGACCCGTACGGCCTGACGATCTTCCCCGTGGAGATCTGGGGTGTGGTGCTGGGAGTGACGGCGACCGGTTTCCTGATCGGCGGCGGGATGGTGGCCAAGTTCGGGCTGGGTAAGAACCCGATCCGCACCATGCTGATCCTGGTGGCGTGCACCGGCGTACTCGGTGCGACGTTCACCATTCGCGAGTGGTGGTGGCTCTACGCGGTGGGCATCTGGATCTTCATGATGATCATCCCGGCAGTCGAGGCCGCGGAGCAGACCGTGATCCAGAAAGTGGTTCCATATGCGACCCAGGGGAGGGTCTTCGGGTTCGCGATGACGTTTGAGGCGGCGGCCGCTCCGATCACCGCGTTCATGATCGCGCCGTTGGCCGAGTTCTGGATCATTCCCTATATGAACTCACAGCCGGGGAGGCAGTTTTGGGGGTGGCTGCTCGGGGAGGGGGACGCCCGCGGCATTGCGCTAGTGTTCCTGGTGTCCGGGATCGCGTCGATCGTGCTGGGGCTCGCGGCCTTGCTTACGCGCTCGTATCGCCGGCTCTCGGTTGCCTATGCCACTGCCCCGGAGAGCGCGCCGCTGGCGGCTAGCGAGCGGGGTGCCTCCAGCGTTACTGATACCGATGACCCTGCCTGA
- a CDS encoding GNAT family N-acetyltransferase, with the protein MVIEVRAATEFNDVKTMLGPKRPEANVCCCLSYRISSKDNMVLRGQERGQLMEHLCRQEPAPGVLAYEGDEAVGWAAVHPRADTSFARNRKIPYVDDVDVWSVWCIRVRPGHRGKGISHHLLTGAVEFARGQGAPAIEGYPVDNQGQKVDLTMAYVGTRKLFERAGFIKAADTDSVLNGFPRVLMRLDLR; encoded by the coding sequence ATGGTGATCGAGGTACGTGCGGCTACGGAGTTTAACGACGTGAAGACGATGCTCGGACCCAAGCGGCCGGAGGCCAATGTGTGCTGCTGTCTGAGCTATCGAATTTCATCCAAGGACAACATGGTGCTGCGAGGGCAGGAACGCGGCCAGCTTATGGAACACCTGTGCCGGCAGGAGCCGGCGCCTGGTGTGCTCGCTTATGAAGGGGATGAGGCGGTCGGCTGGGCAGCCGTGCATCCTCGCGCGGACACGAGCTTTGCACGCAACCGGAAGATTCCGTATGTCGACGACGTCGACGTTTGGTCGGTGTGGTGCATCCGAGTGCGGCCGGGGCACCGTGGCAAGGGCATCTCGCACCATCTGCTTACCGGTGCCGTCGAATTTGCGCGCGGGCAAGGCGCTCCTGCGATCGAGGGATATCCGGTCGACAACCAAGGTCAGAAGGTGGACCTCACCATGGCATACGTAGGAACGCGCAAGCTCTTCGAGCGGGCTGGGTTCATCAAGGCAGCCGACACCGACTCGGTGCTGAACGGGTTCCCCCGTGTCCTCATGCGGCTCGACCTTCGATAA
- a CDS encoding CGNR zinc finger domain-containing protein gives MTRYLFRQPELDIAAVRELLEWVPLLRSVYDAPDEEARCRAVNTLLDQGVRRVFLTTHDGMLPHMHFADTGDSVVERLRAMTVGGLAIFITEAGGARLGGCARKECRQVFADTTRGGRRAYCSARCGKKDAVERYRGRQGALQHRSR, from the coding sequence GTGACCAGATATCTGTTCCGGCAGCCCGAGTTGGACATTGCAGCCGTACGGGAACTGCTGGAGTGGGTGCCCCTGCTGCGCTCAGTTTACGACGCGCCAGACGAGGAGGCGCGCTGCAGAGCGGTCAACACCCTATTGGACCAGGGGGTTCGGCGGGTCTTTCTGACCACCCACGACGGTATGCTCCCGCACATGCATTTCGCCGATACCGGTGACAGTGTGGTTGAACGCCTGCGCGCGATGACTGTCGGAGGGCTGGCCATTTTCATAACGGAGGCAGGAGGCGCCCGTCTCGGCGGCTGCGCGAGGAAAGAATGCCGGCAGGTTTTCGCGGACACCACCCGAGGTGGCCGCCGCGCCTACTGCTCGGCGCGGTGCGGCAAAAAAGACGCCGTAGAGCGCTACCGCGGCCGGCAAGGCGCCCTGCAACACCGCTCCCGCTAA
- a CDS encoding MFS transporter, whose amino-acid sequence MDRRTRAGLWAAVAGMLLIASTYGMARFGVGLFAPHLTTQRPDLAGVLGWAAAAQFTSYSLAAVLAARFVDRRPRAGLVLAGATAAVGCMGVAVASTPGAFVVAVFIGGMGGGFASPALVPVIDAVISPHATATAQSVVNSGTAVGVIGAGIVASTAASIGLAWVFMALLCAGTAVAARYPVRARAGLAASRRRTPGPSSEPAWGPWRFLVVPGIAAVIAGAGSSLIWTFGPLLITDAGSVTSERVGWLWIALGLGGILGTLTGTLVQHTGTPGGWCFCAGVLSLAAAGVAVTVAAGSAWTAYTSMALFGAGYMGLSGVLILWARHVWPSNAGAGTSVLFIALATGQALGSAGFGLGQDVLSPVFLSALAASLCAAGGLTALLRKPRSSGREFTA is encoded by the coding sequence GTGGACCGCCGAACCAGGGCCGGCCTATGGGCGGCGGTGGCGGGAATGCTGCTGATCGCTTCCACATATGGGATGGCCCGGTTCGGGGTCGGCCTCTTTGCCCCGCACCTGACCACGCAACGGCCAGACCTCGCGGGGGTCCTCGGCTGGGCAGCGGCTGCACAGTTCACCTCCTATTCGCTGGCCGCCGTGCTGGCCGCCCGGTTTGTTGATCGGCGCCCCCGTGCCGGTCTGGTGCTCGCCGGTGCCACTGCGGCCGTGGGATGCATGGGCGTGGCCGTTGCCTCGACTCCGGGGGCGTTCGTCGTCGCGGTTTTCATCGGCGGCATGGGAGGCGGCTTCGCCTCTCCTGCACTGGTGCCGGTCATAGACGCGGTCATTTCCCCTCACGCCACCGCGACCGCGCAGTCGGTAGTGAACTCCGGAACGGCTGTGGGCGTGATCGGAGCCGGCATAGTGGCCTCGACGGCCGCTTCGATCGGATTGGCGTGGGTATTCATGGCGCTGTTGTGTGCAGGGACGGCGGTGGCGGCCCGGTACCCCGTCCGGGCACGCGCCGGTCTCGCCGCCTCCCGCCGCCGGACCCCTGGGCCATCGTCTGAACCAGCTTGGGGTCCGTGGCGGTTTCTCGTCGTCCCGGGCATCGCGGCGGTGATCGCAGGTGCCGGTTCATCCTTGATCTGGACGTTCGGGCCGTTACTGATCACCGACGCCGGTTCCGTGACTTCCGAGCGGGTCGGATGGCTGTGGATCGCCTTGGGACTGGGCGGAATCCTGGGCACCCTCACAGGAACGCTGGTCCAACACACGGGTACGCCGGGCGGATGGTGCTTCTGCGCGGGAGTCCTGTCCCTGGCAGCCGCTGGAGTAGCGGTGACCGTGGCAGCAGGAAGTGCGTGGACGGCCTACACCAGCATGGCTCTTTTCGGTGCTGGCTACATGGGCCTGTCAGGGGTGCTTATCCTCTGGGCGCGCCACGTCTGGCCCAGCAACGCCGGGGCGGGCACGTCCGTGCTCTTCATCGCTTTGGCCACAGGCCAAGCGCTAGGATCTGCCGGGTTTGGGCTGGGCCAGGATGTCCTGAGCCCGGTATTCCTATCGGCACTGGCCGCCAGCCTCTGCGCCGCGGGTGGTCTCACCGCCCTGCTCCGGAAGCCGCGGTCTTCCGGCAGAGAATTCACGGCCTGA
- a CDS encoding TetR/AcrR family transcriptional regulator gives MAEDTRTRIIDAAETLFFQEGIAVTGVDRVAATAGVAIVTLYKHFGSKDNLLREVLSRRLENWTRHWDEAIAAATSPEGRLLAVFDATNSFRASAAPTQWCCFLATASERPAPEKGQTDPVFELIRQDTQMINERLSRLAREAQCQDPGATAAVLLLLYNGVFSSLLRGAPSEPIAHARNAARSIIASHAGQLPPAQL, from the coding sequence ATGGCCGAGGATACCCGCACCCGCATCATTGATGCTGCCGAGACGTTGTTCTTCCAGGAAGGCATCGCAGTTACGGGCGTGGACCGGGTCGCCGCAACAGCCGGCGTGGCGATCGTGACGCTCTATAAGCATTTCGGTTCCAAGGACAATCTCCTCCGCGAGGTTCTCTCCCGCCGGCTGGAGAACTGGACTAGGCACTGGGATGAGGCGATAGCTGCCGCCACGTCCCCGGAAGGGCGCTTGCTGGCGGTCTTCGACGCCACCAATTCCTTCCGCGCTTCAGCCGCGCCGACCCAGTGGTGCTGCTTCCTGGCCACAGCCTCCGAAAGGCCTGCCCCGGAGAAGGGGCAGACCGATCCGGTGTTTGAACTGATTCGCCAGGACACACAGATGATCAACGAGCGGCTGTCGCGATTGGCCCGCGAGGCCCAGTGCCAGGATCCGGGCGCCACGGCCGCGGTGCTGTTGCTCCTCTACAACGGGGTTTTCAGCAGTCTTCTGCGAGGCGCACCTTCCGAGCCAATCGCGCATGCCCGCAACGCTGCGCGATCGATCATCGCGTCTCATGCCGGGCAGCTTCCACCCGCCCAGTTATAA
- a CDS encoding LysR family transcriptional regulator, giving the protein MKLDQLSSFEAVARMGHFTRAAEELFLAQPSLSRQIAALEANLGAKLFRRGPAGVTLTDAGEILLPIARRMLADARAAREQMDELAGLRRGHVRLGAPPTLCVSLVADVLAAFRAAHPGVDLHITEAGSRTLVDALNENALDLALMVTRGTEPSVAGTELIPLLSEELVVISAAGSPLPRQAKEQRCQDPAPTELTLAELAQIPQVAFNRSYDLRVATDAAFSASGLTPTIAVEGAEMDAVLRFAERGLGVAVVPAMVVIGRPTLDSTRLVSPQLTRTVNLARRSDVEPSAAAAAMQQVVFDTVDRLTAPGTDLARLVTAAPRNR; this is encoded by the coding sequence ATGAAACTCGACCAGTTATCTTCCTTCGAGGCCGTGGCCCGGATGGGCCACTTCACCCGCGCTGCCGAAGAACTCTTCCTCGCCCAACCGTCCCTGAGCCGGCAGATCGCCGCGCTGGAAGCCAACCTGGGTGCAAAACTATTCCGCCGCGGGCCGGCCGGAGTGACGCTGACCGACGCAGGCGAAATTTTGTTGCCCATCGCCCGACGGATGCTCGCTGACGCGCGCGCGGCCCGCGAGCAGATGGACGAACTGGCCGGGCTGCGCCGCGGCCACGTCCGGCTCGGTGCTCCGCCGACCCTGTGCGTCTCACTAGTCGCCGACGTCCTCGCGGCTTTCCGGGCCGCGCACCCCGGGGTGGACCTGCACATCACGGAGGCCGGCTCACGCACCCTGGTGGACGCGCTGAATGAGAACGCGCTGGATCTGGCCCTCATGGTCACCCGCGGGACGGAACCATCCGTAGCCGGCACCGAACTGATTCCCCTGCTTTCCGAAGAACTGGTAGTGATCTCGGCCGCAGGCTCCCCGCTGCCAAGACAGGCGAAGGAGCAACGGTGCCAAGACCCGGCCCCGACCGAGCTCACCTTGGCGGAACTGGCGCAGATCCCCCAGGTTGCGTTCAACCGCAGCTACGACCTGCGCGTGGCCACAGACGCCGCATTTTCCGCCAGCGGACTCACCCCGACGATCGCCGTCGAGGGCGCCGAGATGGACGCGGTGCTCCGATTCGCTGAGCGAGGACTGGGAGTGGCCGTGGTCCCGGCGATGGTAGTCATCGGCCGACCCACGTTGGACAGCACCCGCCTGGTAAGCCCGCAACTGACCCGAACCGTCAACCTGGCCCGACGCAGCGACGTCGAACCCTCAGCCGCGGCCGCGGCCATGCAACAGGTCGTCTTCGACACCGTGGATCGGCTCACCGCTCCCGGCACGGACCTGGCGCGTCTGGTTACAGCCGCACCGCGAAACCGGTAA